DNA from Quercus lobata isolate SW786 chromosome 1, ValleyOak3.0 Primary Assembly, whole genome shotgun sequence:
TtagaaaaaaaaggcaaaaaaaagaaaaaaagaaaaaaaaaaaacaaagaagaaaaaaggatttCTGCTTTAGATTCAAGACAAAGCCCACTAGAGTTTATAGGTAGGAAATAGGATTTCCATAGacgaaacctttttttttttttttgattggccATAGATGAAACTTGGAGGGTACTAGGGCTTCTTGTCTAATTATGACCAAGATATGGTTTTATGGTGCTGTATGGTACAAAAGGTTATTTAATATTTCTACCAAAAAAGAGAGGTTATTTAAGGAGTATTAACCACAACGCAGTTATGGAAAGCTCGATCAATTATGGAAAGCCTTTAAAATTCCCAATTTCCCACCATCCAAAGCTATGGGGTCTTTACTCCATACATGGTGTGAGACAATTCCCTTCCCTCGCCTCCACTAGCTTTCTTTTTTAGTGCAACTGTAACGGAAAGAACAAAATACAAGTCCTTTCTAAAGTTCTTTTGCCattgaataataaaaagcaAATGCAATGTATatagatattatttttagtagatcctcaaaaaaaaaaaaaaagacattatttttagtaaaaggcaaaaaaatattTCGCTCTGTGCTCACCGCGTGTCTGCCTAAAGCAAATGCAATATAATATATTACCGCGTGGCTGCCTAAAGCAAATGCAATCAAATGCAATATAATATATTACCGCGTGGCTGCCTAAAGCAAATGCAATATAATATATGATCGTATCGCATATGATATGTTATCGTttcacataaaatattttcagaggAATACTATCATATTGGCAATTTGGCATCATTGTCGCATTGCTGTAGACACGTGGCAATTTGTGGAACCAAGTAGTTTTTGGAGTAtccattataaatttaaaaaattagactacaaaaaattcaaaaccaatcCAAGGGCTAGACATAATTGAACTGTTATACATCACAGGCCTAGTGGCTGtggtactctttttttttttttttggggtgctGAATTAGTGGCTGTGGTACTTGACAGAACACACGGAGgcatcaaatattttggtcaaCCCACTATGCTTTAAATTAGTACTTAACATTAGACAAGTTAAAGATTATTGATCGTTGTTTCCATTGAAATTAGCTTTTTTCATTAATGATTACCTCTGCTTTACTCGGTCAAAATTTAACagtaatattaaatatatttcacTTGTTGATATGATAAGTAATGATTAATGATTGatgcaacattatttttaaattacaaaaactaattttaatATACATCAATTACAACCGTtagtgaattttcttttttaaaactgCGATCTCTAGGTTTATTGtgaatttaggaaaaaaattttcattatcatACTCATATCACACATGCAAGGCATTATACAATAATGTATGTGCCgatatgcatatgcatgaatgTAAAGCATAAACCGGTCAAATTTCTCTATAAACAACTTCAAGTAATCTCCATTCAATTGAAAAACATACACATATATTATATGTACATATCTAAGAGAGAATTAGGTGGGGTGGCCATATATGGGTGGTGTCCACGTCACtagtctttttttgttttttgctattttttttttcaatctccaCTCCACTATCTAGGTCCCTCAAAGCAAGGAGGAACAATCCCATTTGATTTCTAATataattcttttgttttatttatagCTTGTTCTATGCCAGATAAATTGCTAACATCACCACCACTAATAATATAATGTTGTTAGTATTAGCAGAGGCAAATATGCTATATCCCACTTTAAATATACCCATATCATATTGTTTTTTAGTGCAATAATATATGCATTACCCATCCTGTAACCATCTTTACTTGTCTATTTACATTTAATAATCCATGTAGGCCATAATTTTGTTTACTGATCTGTCGTCTAGTAAAtttcttcacaattttttaaaatgggaTCAGTACGGAGTTTTCTCTGGGACTGTATATAATAAAGACCACCAGCAAATCTCCATAAACAATTCCAGATGAGATTGAAAAAATGTCAATTTGAGCGTTTGGATTCTGCGTTTCCGTTAAATCCcgcatcacttttttttttttttttttttgctttcacaCGTTTAAGGGAGCAAAATTTACTGTTTatgagacaaattttactgtttatgtactgtttTATTACTGTTTATCACCGTAGCAGCACTGTTTATCACTGTAGCAGCACTgtttatacattaaaaatgggtctcatggtactattcacacatttaaaaattattttgctatagtattttcagttttcagttttcaattttaacaacaataagttcaatccaaacggacccaatGTGTagataaaatccaaacaactttTACTGTTTAACATACATGACAAGGAACACCAAATtttaaatgttgtgaaatttagCAAAGTACAACCCGATTGCATCCATAGAATGTACAAAGACTCCAAACATGCTCTGGCATGACAAGATTTGAggtcaattcaatttttttatgttgatttaaaaaaaatttcaactcatACTCTTCCAATATTATTTTGAAGAAATCTATCTAtactaaataattaaaacaagAGCTTAGATCCGGCAAAATTGGACCCGACTTGAGTCCAACTTGGAGTAAAAAATGGGTTGAACTGATAACCCGACCcgttttatttattgattttttaaacaatgttttaaaaaatgatttgttttataattcatattttcattgttttgtttatttttaggaGCAACATTGTCATtgtgtataaataaataaatgccggccacatcattattatatatatataaataaatcagtCTGTATCAAATTGAGAGTAAAACCAACCACTGTGGCACTACCATAGGGTCCATACCACAGCACTAGTAGCACTAAGATTTCCGACAAACCTAAGCTGATAAGTGATAAGATAACTATGGCTCTCTAGCCTATCTTCTAATTTATAAAACAATCATAGTTATAAAATTTAACTATTCATTGATTTGATTTCATAGTAtgcttaaattatattaaaataagctatcaaaaaaaaaaaattatattaaaattttgtattgtaGATAAAGTGGCTAGCACAATCACCCGCAAACTTGAACTGCAATTtgcaaatatgaaaatttttaatactgGATCTACAACTAACGTTGAGTAAATTGAAGTTcaattcataataaatatttacaaattctTATTTACCTAATAtgttatgttttattttgaaggtttctattatttattattatttttaggttATCTCTCTAGCCATTAGTAATataacttcatttttattttatatgcaaCAGGAAAAAATGCACTTAAAAAAGTTGATAACTTAAAATGGTCCATGACATcaagttttttatattgaattttttgtgTGATAGCATTAGTGAATATATACTtttaaattgtgtaaaatttgaatatatactTTTAAATTGGTTTATCTAAGTTTTTAAGCTGAATTTGAATGTAAATGTTGGAATTTGTTAAAGAATTGTGCCTTTTCAATTCCAAGTTTAATGGTTAGAAGCTTagtcttttgcttttttggttAACTATTTGTTGCATAACTATACCAAAGTCAAATgcgtatttttattattattttaaaaaatcatgtgaaaaatatgaGTCACCCAAACTTAACCTAACCTAGTTCCAATCATAATAAGAATGACTTGTTcttgacccaaacccattttgACCCGAACCCAATTAACCCGACCCGAACTGACACGGCCCAATTAGTTTGCCAGGTCTACGAGAgctcaacaaaaaattaatttaatccaTGACAAATGTCCTAAATTAAACTTTAAATCCGTTCTATTTTGTACCTAATATGACTTCAATTGGAAACTATTTCCAATTCATTCAAATACTTTCAATGTTGAAACTAGTCTAAATTCTCTTAAATCCTAAAACTTATCATAAACTCAAGTACCAACTTcaacaaaaaagtaaatgatAACACCATGTTTTCAAAAATTAGATAAGCCTTTTCAATAGATTTTCATTATGACTGAAttttaatactttaaaaaaaaaaattgtaataaacaTTAATAACGTTCATTGCATCACAATACCTAACATCACGTAGTAACAAACTacattttttcatatatattttcccaacaaacaaaatagtccTTATCAAGTTGTCATACTaaagttaaattaaaattattaagctAATTATACTACAAatgaaaatctatttttagtaaaaattctTACTATTTAGAACCCCccaaaagaaattcaaaattatgattctaaaagaaaagtaatttaCAATTACATAGAgtatttattgataatttgaaTGATGTAGATTATGTCCACAGTTATCAACTTGACAGTGAAAACAATCACCGACTGAACGCCTCTGAGgaacttataaaaaaacaaaaaactaaaactattACCAAATCTAAAAAAGCAATCAACAATACACAAGCAAGACAATTAGATAATgatataaaaacaaatgaagaatcTCCAATGgaaaaattgaagtttatagtaattatttttaatccCTTAGATGATGTGGCCATACTAAAAATTGACATGTCATCACTCCAATCTACATATTAGGGACTAGAAGAGATTACTTAAAAGTTTGTTAGAGACTAAAAATAATCACTTTAAACTTCAAGGACTAATATCACCCATGGGTTAAAGTTTAGAGACTAATGGTATATGTTGACTTAAGTTATATTCTGTACCAGCcaaatatggaaaaaaattatcaagaatATTTGCAAGTTGAAACCAAACATTGGAAAACATTTCCCTGaatttttttcactaaaaagtCAAAACATTTCTtcttaagaaatattaaaataagagtaagatttaggtacagtacttatgtgctgttccttaggttctcctcttaagattctaatatgtgaattttttagttaagtagccacatgactCAATCTTAAGTAGGGAACTTAAGAAACAACAACTAAGATAtagtacctaagttttgtccttaaaataaataaagcattaATGTGCCCGTAAGTAAGTATGCAAGGTTTACAATCTAGTTTAATGATATTGGATCGtgtaatttcatttaaatttcaagaagGAATAGCAGTAATGTTTCTTAAACCCTAAAAGATAAGAATTATgttcaaaacaaataaatactCTATGGCTCTAACCAAAGTTAGTCATTGTAggcttgtagctcaactagcaTTCCACTCTCACTGGTAAACATATCATTGCTGGTTTTAAACTGCATTTTTTATCATAGCATACGCAAGCACACACAAACGGAggtggagggggggggggacctGATAAGTTGGCTCTCACTAaactttttggaaaattgaatagatgcaaaaaaaaaaaaaaaaaaaatattgcacgTCTTCTTTACTTTCATAACTAGAATTTTAGAACCAAatttattttgagatttaataAATCCTGGCTTTCTAAAGATTCTGGGAATTAAATATGCAGTATATCCAAATTATAaatacctaaaaaaaatataatggaaAAGATTAGTAATTAATATTTGAGCTTTACATATACATTTAGGGCAAACAGATTGGgcatctttctctctttttcttcttttttttcccataagGATAAAGGATGGAAAGAAGAGGTTTAAAGGAGTTATCAATAAGTTTCAGCCACTTTGACAACACTACTAATTGATACAATAAGATGAGCTAATTCAACGATAATTAGATATGCTTGAGGATATTCTCTGAGCTAAACAAGTACACATATTCTTGCAAGAGCAAGAGTcgaaaataattatataataggTCCATGAAAACAAACTTCGATATATTGCTTGAGCAAGACATATCTAATTACACAACCTTATCATCTTGCACAGGCAATAAAGTGATATATTGCTCCACAACTGATAATTTTATATAGTTTCTACATTGCAAACttcaattgttttatttaaagtgAGCATAAAGCTATGCAGCACCTCCCAATCTAAGATTGCTGGGGGGGCACAAAACAAACCAAATTGTGCTAGCCTTCTTAGATAGGAACTTGACCTCCTTAGcatttaacaatatcattacAATAGATGTGTTGGATTAATATCTCATTCCGTCTTCTCATTTAAAATAAAGACAAGAAAAGGTCACTTGTAAGGCTCCTTAATAGTTCCATTCTATTCCCTTCTTTTTAAGATTTGACCgtatcttcttttttcttttccttaacttCTAAATTATGGCCTTTACTAAAGTCAAGGGCACTAACATCATTTCCTCAAATTGGATGGAGGGAGAAGAAGATCCAGCGACTTCCATTAACTTATTCTTCAGTATCCAACCAAGCCTGAGCTAATGCTCCTTATTAAAGAATTTTCTCCAAAATGCTACTTTTTCCCACTTTAATTAACACCATCcacattatattttctatacACAAACTTACTGGAAACAACACAAGGAGCTCtattatatgaaaatatatgtaattcAAATTAATGTTAACCATGATGTATGATCCAAATCCATCTAACCTACAATATAACCTTTCTAAAAAAGGATCTTTATTTGTATGAAATGCTTAATTTACTAAAGTACATATCTTTACAACTTACAAGGAGGGCTGATTATGAAGCGCATATCAACAGATCAATCTCTTACTTTGATTATTTCATTGTAATGGATGACATCATATGCATGGTGTGCCTATCACCAAATGAGGCATGTGGGCACCACATTTACGGTGAGGATGCAACATCATCATATTATATTACCCAAAACTTATCACACTATTCACAAGGGAAACtgggtgtatatatatatatacatatattagtACATTTAGGTGTCCATGTGCCATTGAATAGGTGAAGAAAGATCCCTTTAGAgacaaacacagagagagagagagtatgaaaATGGTGCAAGAGGGAATCCGAAAAGGTCCATGGACAGAACAGGAGGACTTCAAATTGAACTGCTTTGTAGGATTGTTCGGTGATCGACGTTGGGATTTTATAGCTAAGGTTTCAGGTTTGAAGGTGGAGGGAGACAAATAATAGGTATGGTTATATGGATATAGGGGGCCATTGGAAAGAGCTACCTTTAACCACCTGGTTTTGTTGTAGGTTTGAACAGAACAGGAAAGAGTTGCAGGTTACGCTGGGTTAATTACCTACACCCTGGTCTCAAGCGAGGTAAGATGACACCCCAAGAAGAGCGCCTTGTGCTGGAGCTTCACTCCAAATGGGGAAACAGGTTTGCCAACATCCTAAAAATTAGTAGTTGAATATTTTTCCATACATGTAAATCCTCAGTTCTGTGCGCTTTGGAACATAAGGATGATTATACTGTTTTTCCTCAATAACTACTAGCTTGCTTGTTCACATATCTATACCGGTATTCAATTAATATGTAGTCATGATCCAATACAGATGGTCAAGAATTGCCCGCAAATTACCAGGGCGTACAGATAACGAGATTAAGAATTATTGGAGAACTCATATGAGGAAAAAGGCTCAAGAGGAAAAACAGGCTATGTCTCCCTTGTCATCATCTTCTAATTGCTCTTCCTCATCCCCAAGCAATCCTATTGCGGAATCATTGCCCTTCACAGAGACTAGAGAGAAGAGCTTTCATGACACAGCGGGCCCTGACATAAAAGCTTCAGCAGAAAAGCAGGTTGAAGAAGAGCAAGGGGGTGAAAAGGGGTACTCAATGGATGATATATGGAAAGACATTGAGAACACCTTAATTCCTGGTAATGATGGCTGTATTGAAGAAGGTAGCAGTTTTCCTTGTCCTACTTTGGATTTTCCAACATGGGATCAATACCATTCGGAATCACCATGGACTATGGCTGAAGAGAGTAAGATGTTTCTCCCCGCATGTGATCATTTATTTCCCTGTTCTGATTATGGGACAGCATATCTAACTGGCTAATCATAATTTTACTTGGTAGAATTTGTTCATATATGTAATAGTGTCCCTAGGAGGATCTAACCTGTAAAGCATGGGTTTTCTATTCAGTCCTGCGtcctttctttttgttgctAAACCAGTCCTGCATCCTTTGAAACCATTGTAATCATCTCATGCAAGAATATGTCTGTGTTTTGTGTGTTTATACTTTCCAGATAGGAAGAGAGAACTTCATCAAATCTCCCATGAGGAGGTTGGTAAGTTTATGGATGTAATGTATAATATGCCCTtacatttcaaatttcaataaagCTGCTTCTATCTAGAGTTAGCATTTTTTGTTATGTATAATATGCCCTTACATTTCAAATTTATAGATACTCAAAGGTATACGAGAGATAGAGAGCATGTTGTTGAACTTGTTCAAGGAATACTTTGTGCCAGAGATTGCGTTACACTTCACATATATAGCTACTCCAAAATTCGCAAAGTGGCATTGTTAGAAGATTAAGAGAGATAATATAGATTGATGTGGAACTTGTTTAGTGACACGATAAAATTTGGggggaagaaaaagaatatatttatGAGTACTGTACAATACTGTTAAAGAGGTACTGTTCACATTTATCTACCGATGCAACCGTGTATGATGTAGAGAATATAAGAACGTATGAAATGAAATCAGAGAGCTAGATTTAACTATTAAATTGGTAAAAACATCATCATTTAATTCCTAAGAGAATCATAttctcataattaaaaaaaaaatccctaagagaaagggagagaagaaGTTACAAATGTTGGATGgaatttcaataaataattcCCCGAAAAGTTGCTTTTACAACTTTAAAAAATCTTTAGATAAGATAAAGAGAATGTTATCCTAACGAAGATATGATCAAAAACCACTAATTCAAATATAATCTAATCATTTTATACTTGTTATGCAGGGAGCATAAGACTTATTAGTGGTTATACGACTCGTTTAAGAGTCACAGAACTCATTAcataaaaaacttaaacaaaaatataagaagcTTTTTAAGATATTAATCAGTGACTTAAAGGAACCAAAGTTGATCCCGCAAGCTAAATTATGAATTTCTAGACTTCTTTTAGTGTTCTTGTTTAAACGCTCAAGTGTTTGTAAGCCCTCTTAAATATTCCTTGCATAATTCAGCTAGCAGTTTGTAGCAGAATATGCAGTAATTAACACTTAAGTCACTTCAACACTTTCATAGCCAAATGATTCAAAGTAATACAAGGAATTATCATATGAAACCAACCAAAGCCCTAATGAATTTGATGCTctacaattaatatatatatatatatatatatatatagacttccTTTTTAAGATGGCACAATGACCattgataatgctcttgaatatgAATTTGAGAATCTTCTGCGGAATAAAGACTCTTCGtcttttctttcaattattatcCTTAATTAGTTAATCAATAAACAAGTCTCTTTCAGATGCCAACTGCTTCTACCCTTGTTCCAGTGAAATTTCAAACAATCTTGACAATCCAAGTAAGCTAGCGTGTGGTTGGTTTCTGGAATCTGGGTTAGGGTAGTTGATGATGTAAATTTAACAAAGTTTTCATTGTTAACAATTACCTCAAAGTTCAGGAAACAAGGTAGATTAAATAGTGGTAGAATTAATTGAAACAAGGACATTTATTAAAATAAGTTATAAAGGCATAAAGGCTAGTGcacaaaacaaaagaaggagATTCAGCTTTTCTagagtgaagcctaaaaattagtttttaaggGATAAATTCACTTTAGCAACATGTGGTAAAGGGAAAGCTTCCCTTATCAAGCCATAGTTTAAAAAAGGGTCGTGTAGTGCCCGTTAATACCCAGCTTTTTTGCTGCAGTCTTTTACACAGCTTTACGTGTCTTTTTATCAGATGTGGGTCAGCttaataggaaaaaagaaaaatgcacaaagagaccaaaatacccttttTCACGCCTCTCACCAACTTAAGCCTAGTCAAGCGTCTCACACAGGAAAATTTGAAAACTCATGCGTCTTTCGCAGGAAAACAACACCAAACATcttacagaaaagaaaaaactaaaatcacaaTCCTCTCACAGGAAACAaccaacataaaaaaatattaaaaaaaaaaaaaaaatctaaaatcacAATCCTCAGGAAACAACAAAGTATCattagatccaaaaaaaaaaaaaaaaaaaaaaaaaacccataagaACATATGGGagaacataaaatttttttgagggAGACGAACTGGGTCAATGGAGGGGAAATCAAGGAGGAGACGAACTGAGTTAGAAAAGAaagctttgaaaaaaaaaatagaagacaaGGAAGTTGAGCTAAGAGTTTCATATGGgagaacataaaaattttaaaagatgagAAAGGAAAAGCAGAAAGAAGGAGAAGCAGAAAGGATGAGAGAAGATAAGTGTAAGGGTGATGAGATACGTGTGGttgagaaaaaaaggagaagta
Protein-coding regions in this window:
- the LOC115987876 gene encoding transcription factor MYB59, encoding MKMVQEGIRKGPWTEQEDFKLNCFVGLFGDRRWDFIAKVSGLNRTGKSCRLRWVNYLHPGLKRGKMTPQEERLVLELHSKWGNRWSRIARKLPGRTDNEIKNYWRTHMRKKAQEEKQAMSPLSSSSNCSSSSPSNPIAESLPFTETREKSFHDTAGPDIKASAEKQVEEEQGGEKGYSMDDIWKDIENTLIPGNDGCIEEGSSFPCPTLDFPTWDQYHSESPWTMAEESKMFLPACDHLFPCSDYGTAYLTG